The following proteins are encoded in a genomic region of Chaetodon auriga isolate fChaAug3 chromosome 8, fChaAug3.hap1, whole genome shotgun sequence:
- the pdp1 gene encoding pyruvate dehydrogenase phosphatase catalytic subunit 1, with protein sequence MPVTSQLLRGLPRKVLASSLLPCQQHQSQLGPITHRPASRRPSRIWQSDQHSRSYQTSSAHRSYILTPPQVNSILKANEYSFKVPEFDGKNVSSVMGFESNQLPANAPIEDRRSAATCLQTRGMLLGVFDGHAGCACAQALSERLFYYIAVSLLPHDTLCELEAAVEAGRALSPILQWHKHPNDYFSREAQTLYFNSLRTYWQELIDLTSPGEVPDTREALLNAFKRLDNDISLEAQVGDPNAFLHYWVLRVAFSGATACVAHIDGSDLFIANAGDARAVLGVQEEDGSFSAHTLSNDHNAQNDEEVARIRGEHPPSERKTVIRQDRLLGLLMPFRAFGDVKFKWSIELQKRVLESGPDQLHENEHTKFIPPNYHTPPYLTAEPEITYHKLRPQDRFMVIGSDGLWETLHRQEVVRIVGEYLTGVHQRQPLKVGGYRVTLGQMQGLLEERKARVSSAFEDQNSATHLMRHAVGNNEFGTVDHERLSKMLSLPEELARMYRDDITIIISQFNPHVIGAQRQEGQS encoded by the exons ATGCCTGTGACATCTCAGCTGCTCAGAGGTTTGCCCCGTAAGGTCTTGGCCTCCAGTCTGTTACCATGCCAACAACACCAGTCCCAGCTAGGTCCCATCACTCACCGACCTGCCTCAAGACGGCCCTCTCGTATATGGCAGAGCGACCAGCACTCAAGAAGTTACCAGACAAGCTCAGCGCACCGCAGCTACATCCTCACACCCCCACAGGTCAACTCTATTCTGAAAGCCAACGAGTACAGCTTCAAG GTGCCAGAGTTTGATGGGAAAAACGTGTCATCAGTGATGGGTTTTGAGAGCAATCAGTTGCCTGCTAACGCTCCCATAGAAGAccgtcgaagtgcggccacaTGCCTGCAGACACGAGGAATGCTGCTGGGTGTGTTTGATGGCCATGCTGGCTGTGCCTGTGCACAG GCGCTGAGTGAGAGGTTGTTTTACTACATAGCGGTGTCTCTGCTGCCCCATGACACACTGTGCGAGCTGGAGGCAGCGGTGGAAGCTGGCAGGGCCCTCAGTCCCATCCTGCAGTGGCACAAACACCCCAACGACTACTTCAGCAGGGAGGCTCAGACTCTCTACTTCAACAGCCTCCGAACCTACTGGCAGGAGTTAATAGATCTCACCAG tccAGGTGAAGTCCCGGACACGCGTGAGGCGTTGCTGAATGCCTTCAAGAGGTTGGACAATGACATTTCCCTGGAGGCCCAG GTTGGGGATCCGAATGCTTTCCTGCACTACTGGGTCCTGAGAGTAGCCTTTTCTGGGGCAACGGCCTGTGTGGCTCACATCGATGGATCAGACCT GTTTATAGCCAACGCAGGAGATGCTCGGGCAGTGTTGggggtgcaggaggaggacggtTCATTCAGCGCTCACACGCTCTCTAATGACCACAACGCCCAGAATGATGAGGAGGTGGCTCGGATACGGGGTGAACACCCTCCATCAGAGAGGAAGACGGTGATACGACAG gaCCGATTACTTGGCCTCCTCATGCCGTTCCGTGCATTTGGGGACGTGAAGTTCAAGTGGAGCATTGAACTGCAGAAGCGTGTGTTAGAGTCTGGACCCGATCAGCTCCATGAAAACGAGCACACAAAGTTTATCCCTCCAAACTACCACACACCCCCGTACCTGACCGCCGAGCCTGAGATCACGTACCACAAACTGCGGCCGCAGGACCGTTTCATG GTGATTGGCTCTGACGGCCTCTGGGAGACCCTCCACAGACAAGAAGTGGTTCGTATTGTGGGGGAGTATTTAACAGGGGTGCACCAACGCCAGCCCCTCAAAGTCGGAGGGTACAGGGTCACCCTGGGACAGATGCAggggctgctggaggagagaaaggctCGCGTGTCTTCAGCTTTCGAGGACCAGAACTCGGCAACCCACCTGATGCGCCACGCGGTGGGAAACAACGAGTTTGGCACAGTCGACCACGAGAGACTGTCGAAGATGCTGTCGCTCCCCGAGGAGCTAGCTCGCATGTACCGCgatgacatcaccatcatcatctctcAGTTCAACCCTCATGTGATTGgagcacagagacaggaggGGCAGTCCTGA
- the gem gene encoding GTP-binding protein GEM: MLSSVRRHSLRLQTELHRWSICDPGSHLITDSFLTRVPACISRSKSCTSSAGESDGSRGSWSSSDSVISTDSVGDPTESGSPYRVVLLGASGVGKTSFASIFAGAADSMDSDDCELCEDEVCEREIEVDGEPATLTLLDTWSSETDNEWAQERYMQTGDAYLLLYSVTDRASFLRASELRITLRRFRPAQHTPIILVGNKCDLVRCREVSASEGRACAAVFDCKFIETSAAMQHNVWEAFHGIVRQLRLRRDSKEANKRRRHISCSTRRESLPMKAKRFIDKVVAKNNPSVAFWLKSKSCHDLSVL, from the exons ATGCTGTCCAGTGTGCGCCGGCACAGCCTGCGCCTGCAGACCGAGCTCCACCGGTGGAGCATCTGCGACCCCGGCAGCCACCTGATCACGGACAGTTTCCTCACACGGGTCCCCGCCTGCATATCCCGCTCCAAGTCCTGCACCAGCTCCGCCGGGGAGTCGGACGGAAGCCGCGGGAGCTGGTCGTCCTCAGACTCGGTCATCTCCACCGACTCCGTCGGGGATCCGACGGAATCCGGGAGCCCGTACCGGGTGGTGCTGTTAGGGGCCAGTGGGGTCGGGAAGACGTCCTTCGCCAGTATCTTCGCCGGGGCAGCGGACAGCATGGACAGCGATGACTGCGAGCTGTGCGAAG ATGAAGTGTGTGAAAGGGAAATTGAAGTGGATGGAGAGCCTGCAACTCTAACTCTGCTCGACACATGGAGTTCAGAG ACTGATAACGAATGGGCTCAGGAGCGCTACATGCAGACAGGTGACGCCTACCTGTTGCTGTACTCTGTCACTGACCGGGCCTCGTTCCTGCGAGCCTCAGAGCTCCGGATAACCCTGCGCCGCTTCCGTCCTGCCCAGCACACACCAATCATCCTGGTGGGAAACAAATGTGACCTGGTGCGATGCAGAGAGGTGTCAGCCAGCG AGGGTCgtgcctgtgctgctgtgtttgactgcaAGTTTATTGAAACCTCAGCCGCCATGCAGCACAACGTCTGGGAGGCTTTTCACGGCATAGTGCGACAGCTGCGTCTGCGACGAGACTCCAAGGAAGCCAACAAGCGTCGCAGGCACATAAGCTGTAGCACACGTAGAGAGAGCCTTCCAATGAAGGCCAAACGCTTCATCGACAAGGTGGTGGCAAAGAACAATCCCAGTGTAGCGTTCTGGCTCAAATCTAAGTCCTGCCATGATCTCTCTGTGCTGTAA
- the rad54b gene encoding DNA repair and recombination protein RAD54B gives MRRSAAPSQLLGNAVKKPRFVPPGASSSCPVAEFKPLTPKLGLGNALEKVQRSLAAPALSKTEYDVQPKAPQPAPALSRALARVLGATESKENESKTEDPITNSEECTEDNRPAGVNGYPRLTPASPPTPQPSVGSACVSGAAGSDSGCSQDGVRYFSVMWCKASKKKHKRWEGDAVLVTRGRTATLKDMEGKDIGKGSGYKVSQLASLSEGETLMIGGKEVEVMGVISAEDFARGRCFQEVQVEKEEPHTKSAQPPSRRLASKPFCPPTLLGRADQPGSTRDEEQTCRPRHDPLTPGALVMPRPSSHHQWSNNKSGLPVVDVVVDPYLTTHLRPHQRDGLLFLYECVMGMRAAGRYGAILADEMGLGKTLQSVALSWTLLKQGPYGGKPVAKRVLVVTPGSLVQNWGAEFNKWLGRERISVFTVDQDHRIEQFVLSPLHSVLVISYEMLLRCLELVQKVEFGLVICDEGHRLKNSSIKTSSALSSLSCNRRVILTGTPVQNDLQEFYAIIEFVNPGILGSSTAYRKVYEEPILRSRQPSCTEEERVLGEERAAELSRLTGMFILRRTQEIINRYLPPRLEWTLFCDPSPLQRELYMHLLCHRVFRACLQSSTQTQTHLACITALKKLCNHPGLLHSTVKERTACGSEESSLYEGLAELFPESYSSGGFSTAESGKLLVLSDLLTAIRQLSPSDRVVVVSNYTKTLDLLQDLCVHMGYTFCRLDGHTPTSQRQRLVDSFNSAYSQNFLFLLSSKAGGVGLNLVGASHLVLYDIDWNPANDIQAMARVWRDGQKKTVHIYRLLTAGTIEERIFQRQVSKQGLSGTVVDLGKRAEHTSFSTSELRDLFSLTDTPCLTHDLLNCSCSMDGSVQAVPEEEEQVSDRPCQLGRKGDRGGAAAQKHLSMSELMQWRHFSGDTHTFSDPYLDHARNHITFAFQTTISHSAQ, from the exons ATGCGGCGATCAGCAGCTCCCAGCCAGCTGTTGGGTAATGCAGTGAAAAAGCCTCGGTTTGTGCCTCCTGGTGCATCTAGTTCTTGTCCTGTGGCTGAATTCAAGCCCCTTACCCCTAAACTTGGTTTGGGCAATGCACTGGAAAAG GTCCAGAGAAGTCTAGCAGCACCAGCTCTGAGTAAAACAGAGTATGATGTGCAGCCGAAAGCCCCCCAGCCTGCTCCAGCCTTGTCAAGGGCTCTGGCTCGTGTTCTTGGTGCAACGGAAAGTAAGGAAAATGAGTCCAAGACAGAAGATCCTATCACAAACTCAGAGGAGTgcacagaggacaacagaccAGCCG gaGTGAACGGTTATCCTCGGCTGACTCCTGCGTCTCCTCCAACCCCTCAGCCTTCAGTGGGGTCAGCCTGTGTCTCTGGAGCTGCAGGCTCAGACTCTGGCTGCAGTCAGGATGGAGTGCGTTACTTCAGCGTGATGTGGTGTAAGGCCAGCAAGAAGAAACACAAGCGCTGGGAGGGCGATGCGGTCCTTGTTACAAGAGGACGCACAGCCACCCTGAAAGATATGGAGGGCAAAGACATTGGCAAgg GAAGTGGCTACAAGGTGTCTCAGCTGGCCTCACTGTCTGAGGGAGAGACCCTGATGATTGGggggaaggaggtggaggtgatgggGGTCATTTCTGCGGAGGACTTTGCCAGGGGTCGATGTTTCCAAGAGGTCCAGGTCGAGAAAGAGGAGCCTCACACAAAGTCGGCACAGCCTCCCTCTCGCCGCTTGGCGTCCAAACCTTTCTGCCCCCCAACACTGCTGGGGAGAGCGGATCAGCCAGGATCCACACGAGACGAGGAACAGACCTGCAGACCTCGCCATGACCCACTGACTCCTG gTGCACTGGTGATGCCTCGTCCCTCTTCTCACCACCAGTGGTCTAATAACAAGTCGGGGCTTCCTGtggttgatgttgttgttgaccCTTACCTGACCACTCACCTGCGACCCCACCAGAGAGACGGCCTGCTCTTTCTCTATGAGTGTGTCATGGGGATGAG AGCTGCGGGTCGCTATGGGGCCATCCTAGCTGATGAGATGGGTCTGGGGAAGACCCTCCAGAGCGTGGCGCTGTCCTGGACGTTGCTTAAACAAGGACCGTACGGTGGGAAACCAGTTGCTAAGCGTGTCCTTGTGGTCACCCCTGGCAGCCTGGTGCAGAACTGGGGTGCAGAGTTTAACAAGTGGCTGGGCCGTGAGAGGATCAGCGTTTTCACTGTGGAtcag GACCACAGGATAGAGCAGTTTGTGCTGTCCCCTCTGCACAGCGTTCTTGTGATCAGCTATGAAATGCTGCTGCGCTGCCTGGAGCTG gtaCAGAAGGTGGAGTTTGGTCTTGTTATTTGTGATGAGGGCCACAGATTAAAGAACAGCAGCATCAAAACGTCCTCAGCCCTCAGCAGCCTGAGCTGTAATCGCAGAGTCATACTAACAG gCACCCCAGTGCAAAACGACCTGCAGGAGTTCTATGCCATTATAGAGTTTGTTAACCCAGGGATTCTCGGGTCATCCACTGCTTATAGAAAAGTGTATGAGGAGCCCATTCTACGCTCCAGACAGCCCTCCTGCACAGAG gaagagagagttCTGGGGGAAGAGCGAGCGGCAGAGCTCTCTCGTCTGACTGGCATGTTCATCCTGAGACGGACGCAGGAGATCATCAACCGCTACCTGCCTCCTCGTCTCGAGTGGACGTTGTTCTGCGACCCGTCCCCTCTGCAGCGAGAGCTGTACATGCATCTCCTCTGCCACAGAGTCTTCAGAGCCTGCCTTCAGAGCTCCACGCAGACTCAGACACACCTGGCCTGCATCACTGCCCTGAAGAAGCTCTGTAACCACCCTGGTCTTCTTCACTCCACTGTAAAG GAAAGAACAGCCTGTGGTTCAGAGGAGAGCTCTTTATACGAGGGCCTGGCAGAGCTCTTCCCAGAATCCTACTCTTCAGGTGGATTCAGCACTGCTGAGTCTGGAAAACTCCTGGTTCTGTCAGACCTGCTGACCGCCATCAGACAACTCAGCCcttcagacag GGTGGTCGTAGTCTCCAACTATACAAAGACACTTGACCTGCTCCAGGACTTGTGTGTACACATGGGCTACACCTTCTGCCGACTCGACGGACATACCCCCACCAGCCAGAGGCAGCGGCTGGTCGACAGTTTTAACAGCGCCTACTCTCagaacttcctgtttctgctgagCTCCAAAGCAGGTGGAGTGGGGCTTAATCTGGTGGGTGCTTCCCACCTGGTGCTGTATGATATTGACTGGAACCCTGCCAATGACATTCAG GCCATGGCTCGAGTGTGGAGAGATGGACAGAAGAAGACTGTGCACATCTATCGTCTCCTCACTGCAG GCACTATTGAGGAGCGTATATTCCAGAGACAGGTGTCCAAACAGGGGCTTTCTGGGACAGTGGTTGACCTGGGCAAACGGGCGGAGCACACCAGCTTCTCCACAAGTGAACTGCGAGACCTCTTCAGCCTGACAGACACACCCTGTCTAACACACGACCTGctgaactgcagctgcagcatggACGGTTCAGTCCAGG CCgtgccagaggaggaggagcaggtatCTGATAGGCCGTGCCAGCTCGGCCGCAAAGGTGACCGCGGGGGGGCGGCGGCGCAGAAGCATCTCAGCATGTCCGAGCTGATGCAATGGAGACATTTCtctggtgacacacacaccttctcagACCCCTACCTTGATCACGCACGAAACCACATCACCTTCGCCTTCCAGACCACCATCTCTCACTCAGCTCAGTAA
- the cdh17 gene encoding cadherin-17, whose protein sequence is MTPMVHLLLLPLLFTIAGGKDLEEKKGPFENTKLDVPEWTPVPYPIHQFQVTHPEVNHFRLSGEGVEDIKISNDGWLYLERPLDWSQDSHYMIMVEALADDEVVDDPIHVTINVLDINNHAPYFNQSSYSAMVLENRPAGVPFTRVFASDQDDPQTPNAQLSYSLVSQIPNKHHSVLFQIDPHTGEISTTEEGRQMLKAREGIQYGIGEDHSIDTLKAKFDNFCSVQKVPYEENPFFTCVERAEMRRNNVDPLEDPDYTLIVRVQDLGGESETALSGNTRVHIVVQQNLWVNPGPITVKENLKETYPLFIAKVQSNDPDAVYRLVQKEREFKFPFVITEDGEIHLTEELDREEKSMYTLVVLAMDNHDKEVEPPMEIHVLVEDENDNKPMCEHVESVFEVQEGEPAGSSVGELLAYDADEEGTLNAHLTYSIMSQSPDTDPAAFSIDDSSGRIQVLRFLQRKDQREYTLNVKVSDPAFSTVCKVVINVIDVNNEMPLFEKNDYGNHTLAEDTPLGHTVLTIRATDGDDPDSGSSLIEFHISAGDDDGVFTVHTDGKGVGQLVIARPLDFESSPTYRLQIDARNPEPLMKGLEYGSESTAYVSLSVTDVDEAPEFSLDILDVTVPENTTKGSVLLTVEAKDPEGKEIGFKLDGDTQGWLEIDAETGQIKTKGKLDRETLEAFEVTVTAFEKGNPQKSSERVVSVRLLDVNDNVPKLIETKAFICVKKPEPVLIKAKDADSSSFSYPFTFTLGSGKKSPNWELRTVDATTAKLTLKRMPNEDRTFNLPINIKDSAGMGVTQPLEVRVCNCTELGYCYMAPDGRDLGMGMGATIGILAGTLGFCIIVFIVVIKRVKKGGKKKAVTDEEERNAMM, encoded by the exons ATGACACCCATGGTGCATCTGTTGTTGCTCCCACTCCTCTTCACCATT GCTGGTGGGAAGgatctggaggaaaaaaagggccCGTTTGAGAACACAAAGCTGGATGTGCCAGAGTGGACACCAGTGCCATATCCCATTCATCAG TTTCAGGTGACCCATCCAGAGGTTAATCATTTCAGGCTGAGTGGAGAAGGTGTGGAAGACATCAAGATTTCAAATGATGGGTGGCTGTACCTGGAGAGGCCTCTGGACTGGTCTCAAGATAGCCATTACATGATCATG GTGGAGGCGTTGGCAGATGATGAAGTTGTGGATGACCCAATACATGTGACCATAAATGTGTTGGACATCAACAACCACGCTCCATACTTCAACCAGAGTAGCTACTCAGCTATGGTTCTAGAAAACAGaccagcag GCGTCCCTTTCACGCGCGTGTTTGCGTCGGATCAGGACGACCCACAGACCCCCAACGCTCAGCTGAGTTACAGCCTGGTCAGCCAGATCCCCAACAAACACCACAGCGTCCTCTTCCAGATTGACCCTCACACTGGGGAGATCTCCACCACAGAAGAAG GGAGACAGATGCTGAAGGCCAGAGAGGGCATCCAGTACGGCATAGGAGAAGATCATAGCATTGACACTCTGAAGGCAAAGTTTGATAACTTCTGTTCAGTGCAGAAGGTCCCCTATGAGGAAAACCCCTTCTTCACCTGTGTGGAGAGAGCAG AAATGAGGAGGAACAATGTGGACCCCCTGGAGGACCCAGACTACACCCTGATTGTGCGCGTGCAGGACCTGGGAGGAGAGTCGGAGACCGCGCTGAGTGGAAACACCAGAGTGCACATTGTTGTGCAGCAAAACCTTTGGGTCAATCCTGGACCGATCACTGTGAAAGAGAACTTAAAGGAAACGTACCCTCTGTTCATCGCAAAG GTCCAGTCTAATGATCCCGACGCCGTCTACAGGTTAGTGCAGAAAGAGCGAGAGTTTAAATTCCCCTTCGTGATCACAGAAGATGGAGAAATACATCTGACAGAGGAGctggacagagaagaaaaatccATG taCACCCTGGTGGTGTTAGCAATGGACAACCATGACAAAGAGGTGGAGCCTCCCATGGAGATTCACGTCTTGGTGGAGGATGAGAACGACAACAAGCCCATGTGTGAACATGTTGAGAGTGTATTTGAGGTGCAGGAGGGTGAGCCTGCAg GCAGCTCAGTAGGAGAGCTGTTGGCCTATGACGCTGATGAAGAGGGGACACTGAATGCTCACCTGACGTACTCCATCATGTCCCAGAGTCCAGACACCGATCCTGCCGCCTTCTCCATTGATGATTCTTCTGGAAGGATTCAGGTGTTGCGCTTCCTGCAGCGAAAAGACCAGCGGGAGTATACCCTCAATGTCAAAGTCAGCGACCCAG CCTTCAGCACAGTATGTAAAGTTGTCATCAACGTCATCGACGTTAACAATGAGATGCCTCTGTTTGAGAAGAACGAT tatgGCAATCACACTCTAGCAGAGGACACTCCTTTGGGACACACAGTGCTGACCATCAGGGCAACAGACGGCGATGACCCAGACAGCGGCAGCTCCCTCATTGAGTTCCACATCTCTGCTGGTGACGATGACGGCGTTTTTACCGTGCACACTGACGGCAAAGGCGTTGGCCAACTGGTTATAGCCAGG CCTCTGGACTTTGAGTCCTCTCCCACCTACAGGCTCCAGATTGATGCTCGTAACCCAGAGCCGCTGATGAAAGGTCTGGAGTACGGAAGCGAATCCACAGCTTATGTCTCCCTATCTGTCACCGACGTAGACGAGGCTCCAGAGTTCAGTTTGGACATCCTGGATGTGACTGTGCCTGAAAACACCACCAAGGGATCAGTGCTGCTCACTGTGGAAGCAAAGGATCCCGAGGGCAAAGAGATcgg TTTCAAGTTGGATGGTGACACTCAGGGCTGGCTGGAGATCGATGCTGAAACAGGACAGATCAAGACCAAAGGCAAGCTGGACAGAGAAACCCTGGAGGCCTTCGAAGTCACCGTCACAGCTTTTGAGAAGG GGAACCCACAAAAGTCTTCAGAGCGGGTTGTTTCTGTGAGGCTGCTGGATGTGAACGACAACGTCCCCAAACTGATAGAGACCAAGGCCTTCATCTGTGTCAAGAAACCTGAACCGGTGCTCATCAAGGCCAAAGATGCAGACAGCAGCTCCTTCTCCTACCCCTTCACTTTCACCTTGGGTAGCGGCAAGAAATCTCCCAACTGGGAGCTGCGCACAGTTGACG CCACGACAGCTAAACTGACCCTGAAGAGAATGCCAAATGAAGATAGAACCTTCAACCTGCCCATTAACATTAAAGACAGTGCAGGCATGGGAGTAACGCAGCCATTAGAAG TGAGAGTGTGTAACTGCACAGAGCTGGGCTACTGCTACATGGCACCAGATGGACGTGACCTCGGTATGGGAATGGGAGCCACCATTGGGATCCTGGCTGGCACTCTGGGATTCTGCA TTATTGTGTTCATCGTAGTGATCAAACGTGTAAAGAAAGGAGGCAAGAAGAAAGCTGTGACtgacgaggaggagaggaacgCCATGATGTag
- the LOC143324200 gene encoding fibrinogen silencer-binding protein-like, whose product MASSSVFLSSMVGKARSSNFTLSEKLDLLKLVRPHIRILEEHTNKHAVIVDKNKCWDTVAEQYNALGGDRPHRTAQGLRTLYKRLKESAKQEVMQRRHAQPEYRASISEPTRRIMEMIPHLFHHVPIHEKDQALRRLIYSKHNSPIEHPGSSSSLAGLQDYSAAVPSIPHEVVQLDPEEDVKPPPDLPILSTHTGPGLDGGQEQEGEQDLGSVHDYEASLSPTPSSVNIPLSTSPLPLRHDLYPNDIYTHHEPDRFRPLHLAKEEHELVLANHRKVALYLEEKREGLKRKQELEEELLRAKIKVEKLRAARLRHGLPIPL is encoded by the exons ATGGCGtccagctctgtgtttctgtccagtaTGGTGGGAAAAGCTCGCTCGTCCAACTTCACCCTCTCCGAGAAGCTGGACCTGTTGAAGCTGGTCCGCCCTCACATCCGCATCCTGGAGGAGCACACCAACAAGCATGCGGTCATCGTGGACAAGAACAAGTGCTGGGACACTGTGGCTGAGCAGTATAACGCCTTGGGAGGGGACAGACCCCATCGCACCGCTCAGGGCCTCAGGACCCTCTACAAGAGGCTGAAGGAGTCAGCcaagcaggaagtgatgcagcGGAGACACGCCCAGCCAGAGTACAGAGCGAGCATCTCCGAGCCAACCAGGAGAATTATGGAGATGATCCCTCACCTGTTTCACCATGTGCCCATCCACGAGAAGGACCAGGCACTGCGCAG ATTAATATACAGCAAGCACAACTCTCCCATCGAACATCctggcagcagctcctctctggctgGACTCCAGGATTACTCAGCAGCTGTTCCAAGTATCCCCCATGAGGTGGTCCAGCTGGACCCTGAAGAAGATGTCAAACCACCGCCAGATCTCCCcatcctctccacacacacagggccaGGGCTGGACGGAGGccaggagcaggagggggagcagGACTTGGGCAGCGTCCACGATTACGAAGCATCCCTGTCTCCCACCCCATCCTCTGTTAACATCCCGCTCTCCACCTCGCCGCTGCCCTTACGCCATGACCTTTACCCCAATGACATCTACACTCACCATGAGCCCGACAGGTTTCGCCCGCTGCACCTGGCCAAAGAGGAGCACGAGTTGGTGTTGGCCAATCACAGGAAAGTGGCTCTGTActtggaggagaagagagagggcctgaagaggaaacaggaacTGGAGGAGGAACTTCTGAGAGCCAAGATCAAAGTGGAGAAGCTAAGGGCTGCTCGACTGAGACACGGACTGCCAATTCCTTTATAA